Proteins encoded in a region of the Aphelocoma coerulescens isolate FSJ_1873_10779 chromosome 28, UR_Acoe_1.0, whole genome shotgun sequence genome:
- the LOC138099536 gene encoding uncharacterized protein, which yields MPGLHQPRAAEPRRQDIPAVPTPQTPQGGRPCGPHTLTEGVPAVPTPSGRESPPSPHPPPPRHAIPAVPTAAGRDSPPSPHRATPSAGSPPATAATPGVSPPAAATPSPAHLPRPRATGSVGRRRGARGAAGTCAGGRGGGGRCWLSARRRSDTGDSSVREPRHGEGGAGGFPAPRPRVPPPRQGSDLETAALAVGGSRGYF from the coding sequence ATGCCCGGGCTCCACCAGCCCCGAGCAGCCGAACCCCGCAGACAGGacatccccgctgtccccacgcCGCAAACCCCGCAGGGAGGGCGTCCCTGCGGTCCCCACACCCTCACGGAGGGAGTCCCCGCCGTCCCCACACCCTCAGGGAGGGAGTCCCCGCCGTCCCCACATCCGCCACCCCCCAGGCACGCCATCCCCGCCGTCCCCACCGCCGCAGGGAGGGATTCCCCGCCGTCCCCACACCGGGCAACGCCAAGCGCGGGGTCCCCCCCCGCCACCGCTGCCacccccggggtgtcccccccTGCCGCTgccaccccctcgcccgctcaCTTGCCACGGCCCCGTGCTACGGGGAGCGTCGGGAGGCgccggggggcccggggggcggcggggacaTGTgccgggggccgcgggggcggcgggcgctgcTGGCTCTCGGCGCGGCGGCGGAGCGACACTGGCGACAGCAGCGTGCGGGAGCCGCggcacggggaggggggggccgggggcttcCCCGCCCCACGCCCCCGCGTTCCCCCCCCCCGGCAGGGCAGTGACCTTGAGACCGCGGCGCTGGCGGTGGGTGGCAGCCGAGGATATTTTTAG
- the CCDC124 gene encoding coiled-coil domain-containing protein 124 has product MPKKFQGENTKSAAARARRAEAKAAADARRQQELEDALWKDEDKHVLRKEQRKEEREKRRLEQLERKKELQRLLEEEDSKLKGKTPKQGNPGKITRAQIEESIRKEQQHRESSDGGQKEKERSHLELPLEENRNRRPPDEGALEARSVEEAIAALSVAAPSERHPERRLRAAFAAFEELQLPRLKQQNPNMRLSQLRQLLRKEWMKSPENPLNQRHKPYNSH; this is encoded by the exons ATGCCCAAGAAATTCCAGGGGGAAAACACCAAGTCGGCTGCGGCCCGAGCCCGCAGAGCCGAGGCCAAGGCAGCGGCCGACGCCcgcaggcagcaggagctggaggatgcCCTCTGGAAGGATGAGGATAAACACGTCCTGAGGAAGGAGCAGAGGAAG GAGGAGCGGGAGAAGCGGcgcctggagcagctggagcgcaagaaggagctgcagcggctcctggaggaggaggattccAAACTCAAAGGGAAAACTCCCAAGcagggaaatcctgggaaaatcaCCCGGGCTCAGATCGAGGAGAGCATCcgcaaggagcagcagcaccggGAGAGCAGCGATGGAG ggcagaaggagaaggagcgATCGCACCTGGAGCTGCCGCTGGAGGAGAACCGGAACCGGCGGCCGCCGGACGAGGGCGCGCTGGAGGCGCGGAGCGTGGAGGAGGCCATCGCTGCCCTCAG CGTGGCGGCTCCCTCGGAGCGGCACCCGGAGCGCCGGCTCCGCGCCGCCTTCGCCGCCTtcgaggagctgcagctgccgcgccTGAAGCAGCAGAACCCCAACATGCGGCTGTCGCAGCTGCGGCAGCTCCTCAGGAAGGAGTGGATGAAATCCCCGGAAAACCCCCTGAACCAGCGGCACAAACCCTACAACAGCCACTGA
- the SLC5A5 gene encoding sodium/iodide cotransporter has protein sequence MAAPEGLRDVRDLTFSLWDYGVFGLMLLISTGIGLFHGLAKGGQKTSEDFFTGGRRMSALPVGLSLSASFMSAIQVLGVPAEAFRYGTKFLWMCLAQLINTVLTAQLFLPVFYRLGLTSTYEYLERRFSRSVRLCGTVQYVVATMLYTGIVIYAPALILNQVTGLDIWASLLSTGIICTFYTTIGGMKAVIWTDVFQVFVMLAGFVAIAIRGVQLVGGPAEVLSIAANGSRINFADFNPDPRSRYTAWTLLLGGTVVWLSMYGVNQAQVQRYVACRSEREAKMALLVNQVGLFCIVSSAVSCGLVMFALYRDCDPLLAGAIAAPDQYMPYLVLDIFESTPGVPGLFLACAYSGTLSTASTSINAMAAVTVEDFVRPRLPALSPRRLALIGKGLSLTFGTSCITVAALSSLLGGGVLQGSFTVMGVISGPLLGAFVLGMFLPRCGTAGVLGGLAVGLALALWVAVGATLYPPGAAAMGVLPTSGALCPPRNGTVGTDGTVGTDIGTAGTAGTNNGTAGTPESPRPAILGDLYAVSYLYYGALGTLGTVGTGALLSLLPGPARQKRRPQGVLWWDIVRARPSAGPRGDRTPRDEPPDKAGASQELLGTEGTPPGDPAKGGTVAESDV, from the exons ATGGCAGCTCCGGAGGGACTCCGGGACGTGCGGGACCTCACCTTCAGCCTGTGGGATTACGGCGTCTTCGGGCTGATGCTGCTCATCTCCACGGGCATCGGGCTCTTCCACGGCCTGGCCAAGGGCGGCCAGAAAACCTCGGAGGATTTTTTCACGGGGGGCAGACGGATGTCGGCGCTGCCCGTGGGGCTCTCGCTGTCCGCCAGCTTCATGTCGGCCATCCAGGTGCTGGGAGTGCCGGCCGAGGCGTTCCGCTACGGAACCAAATTCCTCTGGATGTGCCTGGCGCAGCTCATCAACACCGTGCTCACGGCGCAGCTCTTCCTGCCCGTCTTCTACCGCCTGGGGCTCACCAGCACCTACGAG TACCTGGAGCGGCGCTTCAGCAGGAGCGTGCGGCTGTGCGGGACCGTGCAGTACGTGGTGGCCACG ATGCTCTACACCGGGATCGTCATCTACGCGCCCGCCCTGATCCTAAACCAAG tGACCGGCCTGGACATTTGGGCGTCCCTGCTGTCCACGGGGATCATCTGCACCTTTTACACCACCATA GGTGGGATGAAGGCTGTCATCTGGACCGACGTGTTCCAGGTGTTTGTGATGCTCGCGGGCTTTGTCGCCATCGCCATCCGCGGGGTGCAGCTGGTGGGGGGTCCCGCCGAGGTGCTGAGCATCGCCGCCAATGGCTCCAGGATCAACTTCGCCGA CTTCAACCCGGACCCGCGGAGCCGCTACACGGCCTGGACGTTGCTGCTGGGCGGGACCGTGGTGTGGCTCTCCATGTACGGCGTGAACCAGGCGCAGGTGCAGCGCTACGTGGCCTGCAGGAGCGAGAGGGAGGCCAAGAT gGCGCTGCTGGTCAATCAAGTGGGGCTGTTCTGCATCGTGAGCAGCGCGGTCTCCTGCGGCCTCGTCATGTTCGCGCTCTACCGGGACTGCGACCCCCTCCTGGCCGgggccatcgccgcccccgacCAG TACATGCCCTATTTGGTCCTGGACATCTTCGAGAGCACCCCGGGGGTGCCGGGGCTGTTCCTGGCCTGCGCCTACAGCGGGACCCTGAG CACGGCGTCCACGTCCATCAACGCCATGGCCGCCGTCACCGTGGAGGATTTCGTGCGGCCGCGGCTGCCGGCGCTGTCCCCGAGGAGGCTGGCGCTGATCGGCAAAGGGCTCT CTCTCACCTTCGGCACCTCGTGCATCACCGTGGCCGCTCTGTCCTCGCTGCTGGGGGGGGGCGTCCTGCAG GGCTCCTTCACGGTGATGGGGGTGATCAGCGGGCCCCTGCTGGGCGCCTTCGTGCTTGGGATGTTCCTGCCCCGCTGCGGCACCGCC ggggtgCTGGGCGGCCTGGCCGTGGGGCTGGCGCTGGCCCTGTGGGTGGCCGTGGGGGCCACCCTGTACCCGCCCGGCGCGGCCGCCATGGGGGTGCTGCCCACCTCGGGGGCGCTGTGCCCGCCCCGCAACGGCACCGTGGGCACCGACGGCACCGTGGGCACCGACATCGGCACCGCGGGCACCGCGGGCACCAACAACGGCACCGCGGGCACCCCGGAGAGCCCCCG CCCGGCCATCCTGGGTGACCTCTACGCCGTGTCCTACCTGTACTACGGCGCCCTGGGGACCCTCGGCACCGTGGGGACAGGggccctgctcagcctcctgccag GCCCAGCCCGGCAGAAGCGCCGGCCCCAGGGCGTGCTGTGGTGGGACATCGTCAGGGCCAGGCCCTCCGCTGGCCCCAGAGGGGACCGGACCCCCCGGGACGAGCCCCCGGACAAGGCCGGAGcgtcccaggagctgctgggcacggaggggacacccccgggTGACCCTGCCAAGGGTGGCACCGTGGCCGAGAGCGACGTGTag